DNA from Leptospira harrisiae:
GGATCATTCTAGACAAACCCGATTCCTTTTCTCCAATCTCTTCTAAAAATGCCAATTGGTCTTCTTTTTCTAAACCCGAAATTTCTTCTTCAAAACGTCCACACAATACAACAACAGGTGCATTTTCTTTGGAAGCAAAATCGATGATGGTTTTGACAAGAGGGTTATCACTGGTTTTGACATCGGAGTCTAAAATATTGGCAACATATAACACCGGCTTGATGGTGATGAGGTTAAATTTTTTAGCAATTTTACTTTCTTCATCACCAAGTTCTACAGTGGAGGCACGATTTCCTTTTTTTAAGGCATCTAAAATTTTATCCATTACAGATAAAATTTCTGCTGCTTCTTTGTTTCCTGTTTTAGCAGTTTTTGCAACACGTTGTTGTTGTTTTTCTAAACTATCCAAATCAGCTAAAATTAATTCATAATTGATTACAGTGATATCTTCGATGGGATCAACTTTCCCATGAACATGCGTTATGTTTTCATCTTGAAATGCACGAACCACATGGCAGATTGCATCCACTTCACGTATATGAGATAAAAACTGATTTCCAAGTCCTTCCCCTTGGCTTGCCCCTTTCACAAGACCGGCAATGTCCACAAATTCAATCATGGTGGGGACCGTACGTTTTGGTTTGTAAACTTCTGCCAGACGGTTCAGTCTTTCGTCCGGTACTTCCACAACTCCCGTATTGGGTTCTATCGTGCAAAAAGGATAGTTGGCAGCCTGAGCTCCTGCCTTCGTGAGTGCATTAAAAATAGTCGACTTACCGACGTTCGGGAGACCTACAATTCCACAATTCAAAGCCATAGGGATAGGTTTTTACCGAGAGACGGTAAGACAAGGAAAATTGCTTTCTTAGTTTTGAAATCCTGTCTCAAGATACACAGAAGTAAGATAAAACATGGAACTAAGGATGAGAACAAGGTAAACAACCGAATAAATTTTACCAATCCGTTTCCAGGGATACCGATCAAACAAATAGAGTTCCTTGATAATGAGTTCCGGACTAGGATCAGTGGGAAGGGTATCTTCTCTTCCGGCCTTTCTCCAAACGAACTGGCGTTCCTCTTTTCCTAGTTGGAAAAAGGCAGCAGATGCACCTTCCGCAAAAACATCCAAAAGTAAAGTTGGGATTTCAAAGTATTTAAAGGTAATGATTCCAGAAAAACTAGTAAGGATAGCTAGGTAATTGATCACAACTATCAATGGACTTGCCGTATAACTTGAACTAAACAACAAATACAAATAAAGAATTAGAAATCCAATTGAAACATATTTGGCAATACGAGAAAGAATTTTGTATAATTTTTGTTCTTGGATAAAAAGGTGAAAAACTTCGTGTTTCATTCTGGTTGTCTCTAAATGGAGAGTGGCTTCTTAACTCGATTGTCAAATTCCTTTGGAATCTCCGTCTCCACACACTGTTTTTTTCCTTGGAAGTCGGTAAAGCACAATCGAAAGGAATGAAGATACATTCGTATTTCTTTCTTTTCCCCGCTTGATTGAGAATACACTGGATCACCCAAAACAGAAAATCCTAATTCACGAAGCATAACGCGAATTTGGTGCCTTCTCCCTGTTAAAATTTTTGCCATTCCAAAGGAAAGATTTTCTTTAGAATGAGTGGAAAGAATTCGAAACTCGGTAATTGCTTTTTTACCTCCACTCCTCACAATTTTTACTTCTTTATTCCCATCTTTTATAAAACATTCAAATCGTTTTTCTTTCCATTCAGGAATCCCTTGGCATAAAAAAATGTATTCCTTTTCTGCCTCTTTTAGTAACAAATCAATTTCTTTGTTGTTACCATGAGTTTTTCCTAGGAGAACAATCCCACTTGTACCCAAATCCAAACGATTAGCAGTGCGGAGATCTGACAAACCAAGTTTTGAAGCAAGTAACCTTGT
Protein-coding regions in this window:
- the ychF gene encoding redox-regulated ATPase YchF, translated to MALNCGIVGLPNVGKSTIFNALTKAGAQAANYPFCTIEPNTGVVEVPDERLNRLAEVYKPKRTVPTMIEFVDIAGLVKGASQGEGLGNQFLSHIREVDAICHVVRAFQDENITHVHGKVDPIEDITVINYELILADLDSLEKQQQRVAKTAKTGNKEAAEILSVMDKILDALKKGNRASTVELGDEESKIAKKFNLITIKPVLYVANILDSDVKTSDNPLVKTIIDFASKENAPVVVLCGRFEEEISGLEKEDQLAFLEEIGEKESGLSRMIRASYKLLGLLTFFTAGVEEVRAWTTHQGSTGPLAASVIHSDFEKGYIRAEVMRYEDIDRTGDAAKVKDEGKLRVEGKEYIVQDGDVIYFRVNA
- a CDS encoding RluA family pseudouridine synthase, whose product is MKYLTKKIQLSENISTTILFECDEFLLAEKPAGIPVHETKDPNRMDFTRLLASKLGLSDLRTANRLDLGTSGIVLLGKTHGNNKEIDLLLKEAEKEYIFLCQGIPEWKEKRFECFIKDGNKEVKIVRSGGKKAITEFRILSTHSKENLSFGMAKILTGRRHQIRVMLRELGFSVLGDPVYSQSSGEKKEIRMYLHSFRLCFTDFQGKKQCVETEIPKEFDNRVKKPLSI